A section of the Methanoculleus horonobensis genome encodes:
- the cbiQ gene encoding cobalt ECF transporter T component CbiQ: MIDDLYFIEKYAYRTSIVHRLDARIKLLIALAAIVTIVAVPYSTRVYALGAILFAFVAALWAASRLPPTVYLKRLALILPFGIFLVAFQVFVKNPYYDVFHTIAVLPFGIEVYAESVKFASVLLVKFIVSVSFIILLSSTTKMQDMIEAAGRLGLPREFTLTLAMMVRYIFVFAEMFTRIRTAMATRCFDPLDRTLPYRYRLNQLGYTVGTIFIRSYEQGERTFTSMLCRGYGANAGLYVRKKPLRTRETVFFVMTLGFIVLSAVLIYGSA, translated from the coding sequence ATGATCGACGACCTCTACTTCATCGAGAAGTACGCTTATCGGACAAGCATCGTCCACCGGCTGGACGCAAGGATAAAACTCCTCATAGCCCTCGCCGCCATCGTGACGATCGTGGCCGTGCCCTACTCGACGAGGGTCTACGCACTCGGCGCCATCCTCTTCGCTTTCGTCGCCGCACTCTGGGCCGCATCGCGTCTCCCGCCGACGGTCTACTTAAAGCGGCTCGCGCTCATCCTGCCGTTCGGGATCTTCCTGGTCGCGTTCCAGGTATTCGTCAAAAACCCTTATTATGATGTTTTCCATACGATTGCCGTCCTGCCGTTCGGGATCGAGGTCTATGCGGAGTCGGTAAAGTTCGCGTCGGTCCTCCTCGTGAAGTTCATCGTCAGCGTATCGTTCATCATTCTGCTCTCGTCGACGACGAAGATGCAGGACATGATCGAGGCGGCAGGAAGGCTCGGCCTGCCCCGGGAGTTCACCCTCACGCTCGCGATGATGGTCCGCTACATCTTCGTCTTTGCCGAGATGTTTACCCGGATACGAACCGCGATGGCGACCCGGTGCTTCGATCCCCTCGACCGCACCCTCCCCTACCGCTACCGGCTGAACCAGCTCGGCTACACGGTCGGGACGATCTTCATCCGGTCGTACGAACAGGGCGAACGCACCTTCACGAGCATGCTCTGCCGGGGATATGGGGCGAATGCCGGCCTGTATGTCAGGAAAAAACCCCTCCGCACCAGGGAGACCGTCTTCTTCGTCATGACGCTCGGCTTCATCGTCCTCTCTGCAGTTCTGATCTATGGGTCGGCGTAG
- the gyrB gene encoding DNA topoisomerase (ATP-hydrolyzing) subunit B: MTDTYDASHITVLEGLRPVRERPAMYIGSTESRGLHHLVYEVVDNSVDEALAGFCDRILVTINRDGSVTVDDNGRGIPVDLMPQYGKSALEIVLTVLHAGGKFDKNTYQVSGGLHGVGVSVVNALSSWLDATVFKDGNVYAMQFRQGLVAKPLASRPETEHEMEARYEERYGALDGKQLDYKRLQGTRITFQPDRSIFETVEFDYDVLDHRLRELAYLNSGLTIVLRDERTGDCVTYCFEDGIRQFVAHLGEGKGSLHDDIIYFQKRDPESMVEVEVALQYNDSYAETIHTYVNSVNTREGGTHLEGFRSALTRAINSAAHRNNLLKNNDAQIKGEDVREGLASVISTRVANPQFEGQTKMRLGNSNVRGIVDSLVYSSLTEYFEEHPKTLQAIVDKAMAAARAREAARNARELARRKSTLESTGLPGKLADCQERDPAKSEIYIVEGDSAGGSAKQGRDRKFQAILPLRGKILNVEKASEHKILKNAEIQALISAIGTGVGDNFDAERARYHRIILMTDADVDGAHIRTLLLTFFYRYMTGLVEHGYIYIAQPPLFRVARGKQERYVYREEEMREIIAEWGEKGVSIQRYKGLGEMNAGQLWSTTMDPANRILKQVKIEDAIYANEIFEKLMGENVDARRDFIRRHAKEVSNLDI; encoded by the coding sequence ATGACTGATACCTACGATGCCTCCCACATCACGGTACTGGAAGGCCTGAGGCCTGTGCGGGAGCGTCCCGCCATGTACATCGGCAGCACGGAGAGCCGGGGGCTGCACCACCTGGTCTACGAGGTCGTGGACAACTCCGTAGACGAGGCCCTCGCCGGGTTCTGCGACCGGATCCTCGTGACCATCAACCGGGACGGCTCGGTCACGGTTGATGACAACGGGCGCGGCATCCCGGTCGACCTCATGCCCCAGTACGGCAAGAGCGCGCTCGAGATCGTCCTCACCGTGCTTCACGCCGGCGGAAAGTTCGACAAGAATACCTACCAGGTCTCCGGCGGGCTGCACGGCGTCGGCGTCTCGGTCGTCAACGCCCTCTCAAGCTGGCTCGATGCAACGGTCTTCAAGGACGGCAACGTCTATGCGATGCAGTTCCGGCAGGGTCTGGTCGCAAAACCGCTCGCAAGCCGCCCGGAGACCGAACACGAGATGGAGGCCCGGTACGAGGAGCGCTACGGCGCCCTTGACGGAAAGCAGCTCGACTACAAGCGGCTCCAGGGAACCCGGATCACATTCCAGCCCGACCGCTCGATCTTCGAGACCGTCGAGTTCGATTACGATGTTCTGGATCACCGGCTCCGCGAACTCGCCTACTTAAACAGCGGCCTCACCATCGTTCTGCGGGACGAGCGCACCGGCGACTGCGTCACCTACTGCTTCGAGGACGGGATCCGGCAGTTCGTCGCTCATCTCGGCGAAGGGAAGGGGAGCCTCCACGACGATATCATCTACTTCCAGAAACGCGATCCCGAGAGCATGGTCGAGGTCGAGGTCGCCCTGCAGTACAACGACTCATACGCAGAGACGATCCACACCTACGTCAACAGCGTCAACACCCGGGAGGGCGGCACCCACCTCGAGGGGTTCCGGAGCGCCCTCACCCGGGCGATCAACAGCGCCGCCCACAGAAACAACCTCCTCAAGAACAACGATGCCCAGATCAAGGGTGAAGATGTCAGGGAGGGACTCGCCTCCGTCATCAGCACCCGGGTAGCGAACCCGCAGTTCGAGGGGCAGACCAAGATGCGCCTTGGAAACAGCAACGTCCGGGGCATCGTGGACTCGCTTGTCTACTCGTCGCTCACCGAGTACTTCGAGGAGCATCCAAAAACCCTCCAGGCGATCGTGGACAAAGCGATGGCGGCGGCCAGGGCCAGGGAGGCCGCCCGGAACGCGCGCGAACTCGCCCGGCGAAAGAGCACGCTCGAGTCGACCGGCCTCCCCGGGAAACTCGCCGACTGCCAGGAGCGGGATCCGGCGAAGAGCGAGATCTACATCGTGGAAGGAGACTCTGCAGGGGGTTCCGCAAAACAGGGCCGGGATCGGAAGTTCCAGGCGATCCTCCCCCTGCGAGGGAAGATCCTCAACGTCGAGAAGGCGTCGGAGCACAAGATCCTGAAGAATGCCGAGATCCAGGCGCTGATATCCGCTATCGGCACCGGAGTCGGCGACAACTTCGATGCGGAACGGGCCCGGTACCACCGGATCATCCTGATGACGGATGCCGATGTCGACGGAGCCCACATCCGGACGCTCCTCCTCACGTTCTTCTACCGCTACATGACGGGGCTCGTCGAGCACGGCTACATCTATATCGCTCAGCCGCCTCTCTTCCGGGTCGCCAGGGGCAAACAGGAGCGGTACGTCTACCGTGAGGAAGAGATGCGGGAGATCATCGCCGAGTGGGGCGAGAAGGGCGTCTCGATCCAGCGCTACAAGGGTCTTGGTGAGATGAACGCCGGCCAGCTCTGGAGCACCACGATGGATCCGGCCAACCGGATCCTCAAACAGGTCAAGATCGAGGACGCGATTTATGCAAACGAGATATTCGAGAAACTTATGGGAGAGAACGTGGACGCCCGGAGAGATTTCATCCGCAGGCATGCAAAGGAGGTGAGCAACCTTGACATCTGA
- the gyrA gene encoding DNA gyrase subunit A yields MTSEGVVPINIEEEMKSCYIDYAMSVIIGRAIPDARDGLKPVHRRTLFAMWEMGNTSDKPYKKSARVVGDVMGKYHPHGDSAIYDTMVKMAQPFSYRHTLVDGQGNFGSIDGDSAAAMRYTEARLTKISEELLADIDKKTVDFVPNFDESLQEPNVLPARVPNLLVNGSSGIAVGMATNMPPHNLREVCEATCRVIDEPGISTEELMQVMPGPDFPTGGIMMGNAGIRDAYLTGRGKCVVRGVAEIEEEGRTPQIIITEIPYQVNKARLIEHIASLVREKRIEGIGDIRDESDRDGMRVVIDLKKGAAPQVILNFLYKHTALESSFGIINLAIVDRQPRTLNLKEIVHEFLKHRVDVVRRRTEFDLTKNEERMHILRGLLVALDNIDAVIATIRGSGTTEEALKALVAKFALDEVQADAILKMQLRRLAALEQQKILDERDAIAAEIERLSAIIASEASILAEIRKELVDISARFGDERRTRIAQAAEAFDREDLIEDKPMLVSLTSSNYVKRIDLDTYRNQRRGGRGVIGMATKDDDGVEKVFVANMHDNLLCFTDKGRLYWLKVYDLPEGQRASKGKALVNLLNLDGEERVTTVIPVREYRPDHYLFFATRAGTVAKVALDEFSRPRQTGINAINLRDGDALVDVKATDGNQELILTTKFGQSLRFHEEAVRPVHRNAMGVRGIKLRHADALQAVSVVEEDHLLTLTEQGYGKRTEFDEFRGHGRGTLGVRNIVVDARAGNVVGSMAVSDDDEIIVMSASGIVIRTKVSEISIQKRGTRGVRIMRLDDGDRVIGFTILDSEEEGEEA; encoded by the coding sequence TTGACATCTGAAGGCGTCGTCCCGATCAACATCGAAGAGGAGATGAAATCATGCTACATCGACTACGCGATGAGCGTGATCATCGGGCGTGCCATCCCCGACGCGAGGGACGGTTTGAAACCGGTTCACCGCCGCACCCTCTTCGCGATGTGGGAGATGGGCAACACGAGCGACAAGCCCTACAAGAAGAGCGCCCGTGTTGTCGGAGACGTGATGGGTAAGTACCACCCTCACGGCGATTCGGCCATCTATGATACGATGGTGAAGATGGCCCAGCCCTTCTCCTACCGCCACACGCTGGTGGACGGCCAGGGGAACTTCGGTTCGATCGACGGGGACTCCGCTGCCGCCATGCGTTACACGGAGGCCCGGCTCACGAAGATCTCGGAGGAACTGCTCGCCGACATCGACAAGAAGACGGTCGACTTCGTCCCGAACTTCGACGAATCGCTCCAGGAGCCCAACGTCCTTCCGGCACGGGTTCCAAACCTCCTCGTCAACGGCTCAAGCGGGATTGCCGTCGGCATGGCGACGAACATGCCGCCTCACAACCTCAGAGAGGTCTGCGAGGCGACCTGCCGCGTCATCGACGAACCCGGCATCTCAACCGAGGAACTGATGCAGGTCATGCCCGGACCGGACTTCCCGACCGGCGGGATCATGATGGGCAACGCAGGCATCCGCGATGCCTACCTGACCGGGCGCGGGAAGTGCGTTGTCAGGGGCGTCGCGGAGATCGAGGAAGAGGGGCGGACACCGCAGATCATCATCACCGAGATCCCCTACCAGGTGAACAAGGCGCGCCTGATCGAGCATATCGCGAGCCTTGTTCGCGAGAAGAGGATCGAGGGGATCGGCGATATCCGCGACGAGTCCGATCGCGACGGCATGCGGGTCGTGATCGACTTGAAGAAAGGCGCCGCGCCCCAGGTGATACTGAACTTCCTCTACAAGCACACGGCACTCGAGTCATCCTTCGGCATCATCAACCTCGCGATCGTCGACCGCCAGCCCCGAACCCTGAACCTCAAGGAGATCGTCCACGAGTTCCTCAAGCACCGGGTGGACGTGGTTCGCCGGAGGACCGAGTTCGATCTCACGAAGAACGAGGAGCGGATGCACATCCTCCGCGGCCTCCTCGTCGCGCTCGACAACATCGACGCGGTCATCGCGACGATCCGGGGTTCCGGGACGACCGAAGAGGCCCTGAAGGCTCTGGTAGCGAAGTTTGCGCTCGATGAGGTGCAGGCGGACGCAATCTTAAAGATGCAGCTTCGGCGGCTTGCGGCGCTCGAACAGCAGAAGATTCTCGACGAGCGCGATGCAATTGCGGCGGAGATCGAGCGGTTGTCCGCGATCATCGCAAGCGAGGCAAGCATTCTCGCCGAGATCAGGAAGGAACTCGTCGATATCAGTGCGCGCTTCGGCGACGAGCGGAGAACCCGGATTGCGCAGGCAGCCGAGGCGTTCGACAGAGAGGACCTCATCGAGGACAAACCGATGCTGGTCTCGCTCACCTCCTCGAATTACGTAAAAAGGATCGATCTCGACACTTACCGGAACCAGCGGCGCGGGGGCCGCGGCGTCATCGGCATGGCAACGAAAGACGACGACGGGGTCGAGAAGGTCTTCGTCGCGAACATGCACGACAACCTCCTCTGTTTCACCGACAAAGGGAGGCTGTACTGGCTGAAGGTCTACGACCTCCCCGAAGGGCAGCGGGCAAGCAAGGGCAAGGCCCTTGTCAACCTCTTAAACCTCGACGGCGAAGAGCGCGTGACCACGGTGATCCCTGTGCGGGAGTACAGGCCCGACCACTACCTCTTCTTCGCGACGAGGGCCGGGACGGTCGCGAAGGTGGCGCTCGACGAGTTCTCGCGGCCACGGCAGACCGGGATCAACGCCATCAACCTCCGCGACGGCGATGCGCTGGTGGACGTGAAGGCGACCGACGGCAACCAGGAGCTGATCCTGACGACGAAGTTCGGGCAGAGCCTCCGGTTCCACGAGGAGGCCGTCCGCCCGGTTCACCGCAACGCCATGGGCGTGCGGGGGATCAAGCTCCGCCACGCCGATGCGCTCCAGGCGGTATCGGTGGTCGAGGAGGATCATCTCCTCACCCTCACGGAACAGGGCTACGGGAAGCGGACGGAGTTCGATGAGTTCCGCGGACACGGCAGGGGCACGCTCGGCGTCCGGAACATCGTCGTCGACGCCCGGGCAGGCAACGTCGTCGGGTCGATGGCGGTCTCCGACGACGACGAGATCATCGTGATGAGCGCGTCGGGCATCGTGATCCGGACGAAAGTTTCCGAGATCTCGATCCAGAAGCGGGGCACCCGCGGTGTCCGGATCATGCGGCTCGACGACGGCGACCGGGTCATCGGGTTCACGATCCTGGATTCCGAGGAAGAGGGGGAAGAGGCGTAA
- a CDS encoding helix-turn-helix transcriptional regulator, translated as MKNKIKVFRAMHDMTQEELADAIRVTRRTINSIERGKYNPSIEVAYRIAKTFNVTIEEVFCFEDGEDAEAGR; from the coding sequence ATGAAAAACAAGATCAAGGTCTTTCGCGCGATGCACGACATGACCCAGGAGGAACTTGCCGATGCGATCCGGGTCACCCGGCGGACGATCAACTCCATCGAGCGGGGGAAGTACAACCCCTCCATCGAGGTCGCCTACAGGATCGCGAAGACCTTTAACGTCACCATCGAGGAGGTCTTCTGCTTCGAGGACGGCGAGGATGCGGAGGCCGGGCGATGA
- a CDS encoding DUF2178 domain-containing protein, protein MKQRTYLICVVLVAIGLILALGYGLTSANMIIPVIAVVVGIGILALCRRSVTEVTEDELSTVLHGKAALSALEVTILVTAIGFAVLMIFSFTGGTGSTLSRCENGSILVVYGVLTAPPDPEFLYKNTYLIPDPANLTIDDIVALDDLFAEGHRIRDTTRAFGAALGVVTVLLTALYGAFLWYYNRRYGT, encoded by the coding sequence ATGAAGCAACGAACCTATCTCATCTGCGTCGTCCTGGTGGCAATCGGCCTGATCCTCGCTCTCGGGTACGGCCTGACATCCGCAAACATGATCATCCCGGTCATCGCCGTCGTCGTCGGTATCGGTATCCTGGCTCTCTGCCGCCGCAGCGTGACCGAGGTCACGGAAGACGAACTCTCGACGGTCCTGCACGGAAAGGCGGCGCTCAGCGCGCTCGAGGTGACCATCCTGGTCACTGCGATCGGGTTTGCCGTGCTGATGATCTTCTCGTTCACCGGCGGGACTGGTTCGACCCTGTCCAGATGCGAGAACGGGTCGATCCTGGTCGTCTACGGCGTACTCACCGCTCCTCCGGACCCGGAGTTTCTCTACAAGAACACCTACCTCATCCCCGACCCGGCGAACCTGACCATAGACGATATCGTCGCCCTCGACGATCTCTTTGCGGAAGGTCACCGCATCCGGGATACGACCCGCGCGTTCGGTGCAGCGCTCGGCGTGGTCACGGTGCTGCTGACTGCACTGTATGGTGCGTTTTTGTGGTACTACAACAGAAGGTATGGGACGTAG
- a CDS encoding ATP-binding cassette domain-containing protein, with amino-acid sequence MHLLETRSLTHIYRGNVHALEGVNFTAERKSRIAVIGPNGAGKSTLFKHFNGILKPTSGEVLIKGEPITNANVREVRKFVGIVFQNPDDQIFSPTVEQDVAFGPINLGLDETTVAHRVEEALHLLGIEDLRERVPHHLSGGEKKRVAIAGILAMEPEVLVLDEPTAGLDPQGVTDLVRFVNRLPEEYGMTVVFSTHHLDLVAEMADYVYVMDRGTIVGSGTVGEVFARPELLTRTRLDVPPIPKLIRSLRENGVAIDMAYTYEDAKKAFLEAYASRR; translated from the coding sequence ATGCACCTGCTCGAGACCCGCAGTCTCACCCATATCTATCGCGGCAACGTCCACGCTCTCGAGGGCGTGAACTTCACCGCAGAGAGGAAGTCCCGCATCGCCGTCATCGGGCCGAACGGTGCCGGGAAGAGCACGCTCTTCAAGCACTTCAACGGCATCCTCAAACCCACGTCAGGCGAGGTGCTGATCAAGGGCGAGCCGATCACGAACGCGAACGTCCGCGAGGTCAGGAAGTTCGTCGGGATCGTCTTCCAGAATCCCGACGACCAGATCTTCTCCCCCACCGTGGAGCAGGATGTCGCGTTCGGCCCGATCAACCTCGGCCTCGACGAGACGACGGTCGCCCACCGTGTCGAGGAGGCCCTGCACCTCCTCGGGATCGAGGATCTGCGCGAGCGCGTGCCGCACCACCTCTCGGGAGGTGAGAAGAAACGGGTCGCCATCGCCGGCATCCTCGCGATGGAGCCGGAGGTGCTGGTGCTCGACGAACCGACCGCGGGGCTCGATCCCCAGGGCGTCACCGACCTCGTTCGCTTCGTCAACCGGCTCCCCGAGGAGTACGGCATGACGGTGGTCTTCTCGACCCACCACCTCGACCTCGTGGCGGAGATGGCGGACTATGTCTACGTGATGGATAGGGGAACGATCGTGGGCTCCGGGACGGTCGGGGAGGTCTTCGCCCGGCCGGAACTCCTCACCCGGACAAGGCTCGACGTGCCGCCCATACCGAAACTGATCCGGTCGCTCCGGGAGAACGGCGTCGCCATCGATATGGCCTACACCTACGAGGACGCGAAGAAGGCGTTCCTCGAAGCCTACGCGAGTCGAAGATGA
- a CDS encoding ABC transporter ATP-binding protein: MIRCDRLTKVYNGIAAVDDLCLEIPDGEVFGLLGPNGAGKSTTILMLVGLIQPTSGACSIGGTEVAAHPIEVKKKIGYMPEDVGFYADLTAEENLDYAARFYGLSEAERKRRVDDLLALVGLDGVGTKVGGYSKGMRQRLGLARALVNDPAVVILDEPTANLDPRGVLDYRRIVRELADRGTTVLVSSHILSEVSKVCTSVVILARGKLIASGDREMLSRAALQDRVTIDVDTMTPMPRLTNPEILSAEYSQDACSARIVAKHDISGFIAETLYAEGILPRRLAVEMPDMEDILLSYYAEGTA, from the coding sequence ATGATCCGCTGCGACCGCCTGACCAAAGTCTACAACGGCATCGCTGCCGTGGACGACCTCTGCCTTGAGATCCCCGACGGCGAGGTCTTCGGGCTGCTCGGCCCGAACGGCGCCGGCAAGAGCACCACCATCCTGATGCTCGTCGGGCTCATCCAGCCGACCTCGGGCGCATGCTCCATCGGCGGGACCGAGGTCGCCGCCCACCCGATCGAGGTGAAGAAGAAGATCGGCTACATGCCTGAAGACGTCGGGTTCTACGCCGACCTCACCGCAGAAGAGAACCTCGACTACGCGGCGAGGTTCTACGGGCTCAGCGAGGCCGAGCGGAAACGGCGGGTCGACGACCTCCTCGCCCTCGTCGGGCTGGACGGTGTCGGGACGAAGGTCGGCGGCTACTCGAAAGGGATGCGGCAGCGGCTCGGCCTCGCCCGGGCCCTCGTCAACGATCCCGCCGTCGTCATCCTCGACGAACCCACGGCGAACCTCGACCCCCGGGGAGTGCTGGACTACCGCCGGATCGTCAGGGAACTTGCCGACCGGGGAACGACCGTCCTCGTCTCCTCGCACATCCTCTCGGAGGTGAGCAAAGTCTGCACCTCCGTCGTGATCCTCGCACGCGGCAAACTCATCGCGTCCGGCGACCGGGAGATGCTCTCGCGCGCCGCGCTACAGGACCGGGTGACGATCGACGTCGACACCATGACCCCGATGCCCCGGCTCACGAACCCGGAGATCCTCTCTGCGGAGTATTCGCAGGACGCCTGTTCCGCCCGGATCGTCGCGAAGCATGATATCAGCGGTTTCATCGCAGAGACCCTGTATGCCGAAGGTATCCTCCCCCGGCGGCTGGCGGTCGAGATGCCCGACATGGAGGATATCCTGCTCTCGTATTACGCGGAGGGGACCGCATGA
- a CDS encoding ABC transporter permease, with the protein MTQAALRIIAGKEFSDHLRSRRFHLLFAILAVVAAVGMITGAVQYSKDLSDYNAVQMIAESDDDPTLAGNLAGMKPSILSAYSQMGMLMAGIGVVLGIAMGFDLVTREKESKSLKSLLAYPVFRDEVINGKALGGVGAIALAMGVVLVVSVAIMALFGIVPNLDELVRILVFGVTSFLLVFTFFALALLMSTVSKDSGSALLYSLIVMIVLSSFVPIFAYTPVYSAVFGDVPTPPGMSTYSYQQSSSAYTVTSVAVSYKSNDAVDPEALVEYERASREYMNQKRTITDIVTLVSPTGNYQTILGAASQPAGDNTPGLGNLLGALACNIIALLAMPAAFFGLAWVRFMREDIR; encoded by the coding sequence ATGACGCAGGCGGCCTTGCGTATCATCGCGGGCAAGGAGTTCTCCGACCATCTCCGGAGCAGGCGGTTCCACCTCCTCTTCGCGATCCTGGCCGTCGTCGCCGCCGTCGGCATGATCACCGGAGCGGTCCAGTACTCGAAAGACCTCTCCGACTACAACGCGGTCCAGATGATCGCGGAGAGTGACGACGACCCGACGCTCGCCGGCAACCTTGCCGGGATGAAACCCTCCATCCTCTCGGCATACTCCCAGATGGGAATGCTGATGGCCGGTATCGGCGTGGTGCTCGGGATCGCGATGGGGTTCGACCTGGTGACCCGGGAGAAAGAGAGTAAATCCCTCAAAAGCCTGCTCGCCTACCCGGTGTTCCGCGACGAGGTGATCAACGGAAAAGCCCTCGGGGGCGTCGGCGCAATCGCGCTCGCGATGGGGGTCGTCCTGGTCGTCTCCGTTGCAATCATGGCCCTGTTCGGCATCGTCCCGAACCTCGACGAACTGGTACGCATCCTGGTCTTCGGGGTGACGTCGTTCCTCCTCGTCTTCACGTTCTTTGCCCTCGCCCTCCTGATGTCGACGGTCTCGAAAGACAGCGGGAGCGCCCTGCTATACTCCCTGATCGTGATGATCGTCCTCTCTTCGTTCGTCCCGATCTTCGCGTACACCCCGGTGTACTCGGCCGTCTTCGGCGACGTCCCCACCCCGCCGGGCATGTCCACCTACTCCTACCAGCAGAGTTCTTCGGCCTACACGGTGACATCGGTCGCGGTTTCATACAAATCCAACGATGCCGTAGACCCGGAAGCCCTCGTGGAGTACGAGCGGGCATCGAGAGAATATATGAACCAGAAACGGACGATCACCGATATCGTCACGCTCGTCTCGCCGACCGGCAACTACCAGACGATTCTCGGCGCTGCATCACAGCCTGCAGGGGATAATACCCCGGGACTCGGAAACCTCCTCGGCGCCCTCGCCTGCAACATCATCGCCCTGCTCGCGATGCCGGCGGCCTTCTTCGGGCTGGCATGGGTCCGGTTCATGCGGGAGGATATCCGATGA